In a genomic window of Dyadobacter fermentans DSM 18053:
- a CDS encoding ABC transporter permease, translating to MNPTAKYALVPGIVGLLAGDFVKLVGIAFVIAAPVGWYAMEQWLADFTYRVQVGPGVFLFAIGSTLLIVTLTVISQALKAALMNPVRSLANE from the coding sequence TTGAATCCGACGGCGAAGTATGCTTTGGTACCGGGCATTGTCGGCCTGCTGGCGGGCGACTTCGTGAAGCTGGTGGGTATCGCATTCGTGATCGCGGCGCCGGTGGGGTGGTACGCGATGGAGCAATGGCTCGCCGACTTTACGTATCGGGTACAAGTGGGGCCGGGCGTATTCCTGTTCGCCATCGGGTCCACGTTGCTGATCGTGACGCTCACGGTGATTTCCCAGGCACTGAAAGCCGCCTTGATGAACCCCGTGCGCTCGCTGGCAAATGAGTAA
- a CDS encoding OmpA family protein, translating to MINILNTIAFLPIYFLCICQSAKCQNITGRWFGRITIPGYNGNEYHLEVSITQKDSLVSGQTKTIYEGKYAIMKLQGIVSKNKIVFTENEVIEDSSPNKAWCLKSFNGEYYIDTINNMKKIIGTYTGYTNFLHNRYSNEYCVPGSFILLQKTSTLIKDDEIFEDSILSIKKEEPLSLYGSKYGISYLISISLQFEQSTTNLSKSSTKNLSKILNCLSENRSVKITLESHTDNVGDLKKNLRLAEERAARIRQYLVDNKISESRIQCRILGPLLPLAPNNNEYNRSLNRRIVVKVQGL from the coding sequence GTGATAAACATATTAAATACCATTGCCTTCTTACCAATATATTTTCTGTGCATTTGCCAATCTGCTAAATGCCAAAATATCACTGGTCGTTGGTTTGGTCGTATTACCATTCCGGGCTATAATGGAAATGAATACCACCTCGAAGTATCTATAACACAAAAAGATAGCTTGGTTAGTGGGCAAACAAAGACAATATATGAGGGGAAATATGCTATTATGAAACTTCAAGGTATCGTTTCCAAAAACAAAATTGTCTTTACCGAAAATGAGGTTATCGAAGATTCGTCTCCAAATAAGGCATGGTGCTTAAAGAGCTTTAACGGCGAGTATTACATAGACACAATAAATAATATGAAGAAAATTATAGGCACCTACACTGGCTACACGAATTTTCTTCACAACCGATATTCCAATGAATACTGTGTCCCGGGAAGTTTTATACTGTTGCAAAAAACTTCGACTTTAATCAAAGATGATGAAATTTTCGAAGATAGTATTTTGAGTATAAAAAAAGAAGAGCCTCTCTCCTTGTACGGTTCGAAATATGGAATCAGCTACCTTATTTCCATATCGCTTCAATTTGAACAAAGCACTACCAATTTGTCAAAATCTTCAACAAAGAATTTATCTAAGATACTCAATTGCTTATCTGAGAATCGGTCAGTAAAAATAACCCTTGAAAGTCACACAGATAATGTTGGAGACCTTAAGAAGAATTTAAGGTTAGCCGAAGAACGAGCCGCTAGGATCAGACAATACCTCGTGGATAACAAAATTTCGGAAAGTCGAATTCAATGCCGAATCCTCGGGCCGCTTTTACCACTAGCACCAAATAACAACGAGTACAATCGAAGTTTGAATAGGCGCATCGTTGTTAAAGTGCAAGGTTTATAG
- a CDS encoding vitamin K epoxide reductase family protein, whose product MDIPFTRKALLSKLKEHPYQSNLLGISEILDDYQVKNISIATSISQLPQLPTPLITQIAGVGKEELRATIVKSVTPEEIEFYELESGRWRLVALPDFDVIWPSKIAMIVDSEGSSGEKGYKINLVVSFIEIVLRIAILASLPLVVAFVSIDNYREIDSQIITFLAYEILLLIGLAISGYLFWVECSEDSSILKKVCQPTKRVSCAAVLKSPGAKLFGISLSTLGSCYFLGCLLSLIVFSPLDRALLFLLSWTNIFSMVMITFSVYYQAYSLKQWCLLCLYVQCTLLALLSVGLWNRWYMVDDIKVSVLLTRIAILGFNLGISLAALCLLRYAYKLMMEKDRLTSELKKLKFDPFSFNGQQVNQAHLKLPVDKLGILLGKDTASHQILKICDPYCPHCATSHKAISLLIRENSNVSVRIIFTAPPNSEDARFHPVKHFLELYEPGDQELLLSAMDYWYLSPDRSVEMLRAKFKLPTKVSGQLINIEKMYMWCRNMEITSTPTIYYNQKLLADIYDPQDLRYVLSD is encoded by the coding sequence TTGGATATTCCTTTTACAAGAAAGGCACTTTTGAGCAAATTAAAGGAACATCCTTATCAATCTAATCTGTTGGGTATTAGCGAGATTTTGGACGACTACCAAGTAAAAAACATATCAATTGCAACATCAATTTCTCAACTACCTCAGCTGCCAACCCCACTTATTACTCAGATTGCAGGTGTAGGTAAGGAAGAACTTCGGGCTACTATAGTCAAATCAGTCACGCCAGAAGAAATTGAATTTTACGAACTGGAATCCGGTCGATGGCGACTCGTCGCGCTCCCGGATTTCGACGTTATTTGGCCGAGCAAGATTGCGATGATCGTCGATAGTGAAGGGTCGAGTGGAGAGAAGGGCTATAAAATAAATCTTGTTGTTTCCTTTATTGAAATTGTACTAAGAATAGCCATTTTAGCCTCCCTTCCTTTGGTTGTTGCCTTTGTTTCAATTGATAACTACCGGGAAATCGATAGCCAGATTATCACATTTTTAGCTTACGAGATTCTACTTTTAATTGGACTTGCCATATCAGGTTATCTGTTTTGGGTCGAATGCAGCGAAGATTCATCCATCCTTAAAAAGGTCTGTCAACCAACAAAGAGGGTGAGTTGCGCAGCAGTTTTGAAGAGTCCGGGTGCCAAACTTTTCGGGATTTCTCTTTCCACCTTAGGGAGCTGTTATTTTTTAGGGTGCTTGCTATCACTGATTGTATTTAGCCCGTTGGACAGGGCGCTGTTATTTCTACTATCATGGACGAATATCTTCTCCATGGTTATGATAACATTTTCAGTCTACTACCAGGCTTATTCCCTGAAACAATGGTGTTTACTGTGTCTATATGTTCAATGCACGTTGCTTGCACTACTGTCAGTTGGTTTGTGGAATCGATGGTATATGGTCGACGACATCAAAGTTAGCGTACTGCTCACAAGGATAGCTATTTTGGGATTCAACCTAGGGATTTCCCTTGCCGCTCTCTGCCTGCTTCGCTATGCATACAAACTTATGATGGAAAAGGATCGGCTAACATCTGAACTTAAAAAACTGAAATTTGACCCTTTTTCATTTAACGGTCAGCAAGTAAATCAGGCACATTTGAAGTTACCGGTTGATAAACTTGGAATTCTACTAGGTAAAGATACCGCCAGTCATCAGATTCTGAAGATTTGTGATCCATACTGCCCTCATTGTGCTACTTCTCATAAAGCCATTAGCTTGCTGATTCGCGAGAACAGTAACGTGAGTGTTCGGATCATATTTACCGCTCCGCCCAACTCAGAAGATGCCAGGTTCCATCCTGTAAAGCACTTTTTGGAGCTCTATGAGCCAGGTGATCAAGAATTGCTCCTCTCGGCAATGGACTATTGGTATCTGTCACCGGATCGTAGCGTAGAAATGTTGAGAGCAAAATTTAAGCTGCCTACGAAGGTATCAGGCCAACTCATAAATATAGAAAAGATGTATATGTGGTGCCGGAATATGGAAATAACCAGCACACCGACGATTTACTATAACCAAAAATTGCTAGCTGACATATACGATCCACAAGACTTGCGATATGTTTTGTCTGACTAA
- a CDS encoding RagB/SusD family nutrient uptake outer membrane protein — MKDIFLKSLTAIALLLLAGCNDEFLDRAPIDKITNATYWNTENDLAVYNNSLYNIARNDWKIPIMMGHTEGFDSHFGNIWSLDELSDNMAPREPRHNFFQQIRAGKYNVPSSPDWFGYQGWDFVRAINVGLANYDRAKVSQAIKDKYIAEARLFRGWFYADKVQKFGDVPFVEKELTIDSEELYAARTPRAEAMQKVLDDLNFASQKLPNSWGDGNAPGRINRWGALLVKARVCLYEGTYNKYHNAGDSKMWLEEAAKAAAELMDTGPYRLYNTGKPQSDYNAYHRMLDLAGNSEVIYWRKYRTGLINNHVQQYFSYTGGATKSIVEDYLCTDGLPITLSPLYKGDETIESTFENRDPRLRQTILHPEDTGVYKYHLADGRAYPMLEGMPGGGFKTTTGYHIIKHYNADDMIGKAYNTGESPAITLRLGEALLIYAEAAAELGTISQGDLDKTVNKLRDRVGMPHLLLSKVPVDPRYTKDGISPIIAEIRRERRIELFMEGQRYADLIRWKQGKKLEIPAMGVRWNDAAKKRFAGTTMKSDIDPVSGKEYIAVYKGTDYEIPVFDEKKHYLWPIPLNTLAQNPKIKQNPGWE, encoded by the coding sequence ATGAAAGATATATTCTTAAAATCCCTGACGGCCATTGCCCTGCTTCTGCTTGCAGGCTGTAACGATGAGTTCCTCGACCGGGCGCCGATCGACAAAATCACCAATGCAACCTACTGGAACACCGAAAACGACCTGGCTGTTTACAACAACAGCCTTTACAACATTGCCCGCAACGACTGGAAAATACCCATTATGATGGGCCATACCGAGGGCTTCGACAGCCATTTCGGTAATATCTGGTCGCTCGACGAGCTTTCGGACAACATGGCCCCGCGCGAGCCGCGACACAACTTTTTCCAGCAGATCCGCGCCGGGAAATACAACGTCCCATCCAGCCCCGACTGGTTCGGCTACCAGGGCTGGGACTTCGTGCGGGCCATTAACGTGGGCCTCGCCAACTACGACCGCGCCAAAGTGAGTCAGGCGATCAAAGACAAATACATTGCCGAGGCCAGGCTTTTCCGCGGGTGGTTTTACGCCGATAAGGTGCAGAAGTTCGGCGATGTGCCCTTCGTGGAAAAAGAACTCACCATCGACTCGGAAGAACTGTACGCCGCCCGCACCCCGCGCGCCGAGGCCATGCAGAAAGTGCTCGACGACCTGAATTTCGCCAGCCAGAAACTGCCCAACAGCTGGGGCGACGGCAATGCGCCCGGGAGGATCAACCGCTGGGGAGCATTGCTGGTGAAAGCGCGCGTGTGCCTTTATGAAGGAACATATAATAAATACCACAATGCGGGCGATTCCAAAATGTGGCTCGAAGAAGCCGCCAAGGCGGCCGCTGAACTGATGGACACCGGCCCCTACCGCCTTTACAACACCGGTAAGCCGCAAAGCGATTACAATGCCTACCACCGCATGCTGGACCTGGCCGGCAACTCCGAGGTCATTTATTGGAGGAAATACAGGACCGGGTTGATCAATAACCACGTTCAGCAGTATTTCAGCTACACCGGCGGCGCCACCAAAAGCATCGTGGAAGATTATTTGTGTACCGACGGCCTGCCGATCACATTGTCACCGCTGTACAAAGGCGATGAAACGATCGAAAGTACATTCGAAAACCGCGACCCGCGCCTGCGCCAGACCATCCTGCACCCCGAAGACACGGGCGTTTACAAATACCACCTCGCCGACGGCCGCGCCTACCCGATGCTGGAAGGCATGCCCGGCGGCGGTTTCAAAACGACCACCGGCTACCATATTATCAAGCATTACAATGCCGATGATATGATCGGGAAGGCATACAACACAGGCGAGTCGCCCGCGATTACCCTGCGGCTGGGCGAGGCGCTGCTCATTTATGCCGAGGCCGCGGCGGAACTGGGGACGATCAGTCAGGGGGATTTGGACAAAACCGTCAACAAACTCCGGGACCGGGTGGGCATGCCGCATTTGCTGCTTTCCAAAGTTCCGGTTGACCCACGTTACACCAAAGACGGCATCTCCCCGATTATCGCCGAAATCAGGCGCGAGCGGCGGATCGAGCTGTTCATGGAAGGCCAGCGCTACGCCGACCTGATTCGTTGGAAACAGGGCAAAAAACTCGAAATCCCCGCGATGGGCGTCCGCTGGAACGACGCGGCGAAAAAGCGCTTCGCCGGCACGACCATGAAATCGGACATCGACCCGGTTTCGGGCAAAGAGTACATCGCCGTGTACAAAGGCACCGACTATGAGATACCCGTTTTTGATGAAAAGAAACATTACCTCTGGCCTATCCCGCTGAACACGCTGGCGCAGAACCCCAAAATCAAGCAGAACCCCGGTTGGGAATAA
- a CDS encoding manganese catalase family protein, whose protein sequence is MFYHDGKLQYTVRVDKPNPQFAKLLQQAIGGIEGEMRVCLQYLFQAWNSRGPQKYRDMLLETGTEEIAHIEMLATAVCLNLEGSSSAVKDEMAMSNPMVEAVMGGRDPRHILSAGLGAMAADANGVPFNGSWVVSSGNIAADMHANVMAETTGRVLATRLYEMTDDNGMKDMLAFLIARDTMHQNQWMAVLEELGPDAYPIPNSFPSSLQHENVAYSFLSTSVNDMSNATGRWTEGASIDGKGVFRFEKAVPTGGAPVLAPADKEIHAQVEQGVAPDAGFIDKVKDMISG, encoded by the coding sequence ATGTTTTATCATGACGGAAAGCTTCAGTACACCGTGAGGGTCGACAAACCAAACCCTCAATTCGCAAAATTGCTTCAACAGGCCATCGGCGGCATCGAAGGTGAAATGCGCGTTTGTTTGCAATACCTGTTTCAGGCCTGGAACTCGCGGGGGCCTCAGAAGTACAGGGATATGCTGCTCGAAACCGGAACCGAAGAAATTGCCCACATCGAAATGCTCGCTACCGCCGTATGCCTCAACCTGGAAGGTTCGTCCAGCGCCGTGAAGGACGAGATGGCTATGAGCAACCCGATGGTCGAAGCCGTAATGGGCGGACGCGACCCGCGGCATATTCTCTCGGCCGGACTGGGCGCAATGGCCGCCGACGCCAACGGCGTGCCGTTTAATGGCTCATGGGTGGTAAGCAGCGGCAACATTGCCGCCGATATGCATGCCAATGTAATGGCCGAAACCACCGGCCGCGTGCTCGCCACGCGGTTGTACGAAATGACCGACGACAACGGGATGAAAGACATGCTCGCATTCCTCATCGCCCGCGACACCATGCACCAGAACCAATGGATGGCCGTGCTCGAAGAGCTCGGGCCCGACGCCTATCCTATCCCGAACAGCTTCCCGTCGTCGCTTCAACACGAGAATGTCGCATACAGCTTCCTGAGTACGAGCGTCAACGACATGAGTAATGCAACCGGCCGCTGGACCGAAGGCGCGTCCATCGACGGCAAAGGCGTTTTCCGTTTTGAAAAAGCGGTTCCTACCGGCGGCGCTCCGGTACTGGCACCGGCTGACAAGGAAATCCACGCCCAGGTCGAACAGGGTGTTGCACCCGACGCGGGCTTTATCGATAAGGTAAAGGACATGATCTCCGGCTAA
- a CDS encoding heparinase II/III domain-containing protein codes for MKKTLTILLIQLFTLTGIAAQPAPDSSQVLKNLRQEHPRLLLLKGEEKALMARIGKHPQWQAVHKLITGECDRLLGEAPVERIKIGRRLLDKSRECLRRVFTLSYAYRTTGDAKYLARAEKELLAVAAFEDWNPTHFLDVAEMTMSVAIGYDWLYDQLSEQSRARLRKAMLTKGINPSLDKTYNAFLTAQHNWNQVCNAGITFGALAMAEHEPAIAAQMVKRAVGSVPKAMIHSYKPDGAYPEGFGYWGYGTSFNVLLISALQKALGTDFGLSGSEGFLKTAAFMQHLVGPTSLAHNWGDSGVKEGLTPALFWFAQRTQDPSLLWGQKALLAAPAQTEVRNRILPALLIWGTQTDLAAVKAPAQKFWAGQGPSPVAMMRSSWENRDAVFLGVKAGSPSVNHAHMDVGSFVVDALGERWAMDFGMQDYNSLESKGVDLWNRTQNSQRWQVFRLNNFAHNVLSFDGQLTNAQGYAKIDGVREQGRDRIVTTNLSEMYQGQAKTVNRGLGIIGERYVVIRDEVECGPKETVMRWNMLTAADVRIVDEKSVELSQNGKKMLLIFKTETPISIRTWPTAPQHDYDAPNPGTTFVGFEAKLSAGSRHSFTAYLSASADVAPVKPLAEWPVKPLQK; via the coding sequence ATGAAAAAAACGCTGACGATACTGCTCATCCAATTATTCACCCTGACCGGCATTGCCGCGCAGCCCGCGCCGGACAGCAGCCAGGTATTGAAAAACCTCCGGCAGGAGCATCCGCGGCTGCTGCTTTTGAAAGGGGAAGAAAAAGCGCTTATGGCGCGAATCGGGAAGCATCCGCAATGGCAGGCCGTGCACAAGCTCATCACCGGCGAATGCGACCGCCTGCTCGGCGAAGCGCCGGTAGAGCGGATCAAAATCGGAAGACGCCTGCTCGACAAATCCCGCGAATGCCTCCGGCGCGTGTTTACGCTTTCGTACGCCTACCGCACCACCGGCGATGCCAAATATCTCGCAAGGGCCGAAAAAGAGCTGCTCGCCGTAGCCGCATTTGAAGACTGGAATCCTACCCATTTCCTCGACGTGGCCGAAATGACCATGTCCGTGGCCATCGGCTACGACTGGCTGTACGACCAGCTGAGCGAGCAGTCGCGCGCGCGCCTGCGAAAGGCAATGCTCACCAAGGGCATTAACCCATCGCTGGATAAGACATACAACGCGTTCCTTACCGCCCAGCACAACTGGAACCAGGTTTGCAATGCCGGCATCACATTCGGGGCACTGGCGATGGCCGAACATGAGCCTGCCATTGCCGCGCAAATGGTAAAAAGGGCCGTTGGGAGCGTCCCGAAGGCCATGATTCACTCCTATAAACCCGACGGCGCCTATCCCGAAGGCTTCGGCTACTGGGGCTACGGGACGAGCTTCAATGTGCTGCTCATTTCGGCATTGCAAAAAGCACTGGGGACGGACTTCGGCCTTTCCGGTTCGGAAGGGTTTTTGAAAACGGCCGCGTTCATGCAGCATTTGGTAGGGCCAACAAGCCTTGCCCACAACTGGGGCGACAGCGGCGTGAAAGAGGGCCTCACGCCCGCCCTGTTCTGGTTTGCGCAGCGCACGCAGGACCCGTCGCTATTATGGGGGCAAAAAGCATTGCTTGCCGCACCGGCCCAAACGGAAGTCAGGAACCGTATACTGCCCGCATTGCTGATTTGGGGCACGCAAACTGACCTTGCCGCCGTAAAAGCGCCTGCGCAAAAGTTCTGGGCGGGCCAGGGGCCTTCGCCCGTGGCTATGATGCGGAGCTCCTGGGAAAACCGTGACGCGGTATTTCTGGGCGTAAAAGCAGGTTCGCCTTCCGTCAACCACGCGCATATGGACGTGGGCTCTTTCGTAGTGGATGCGCTCGGCGAGCGCTGGGCCATGGATTTTGGAATGCAAGATTACAATTCGCTCGAATCCAAGGGAGTGGACCTGTGGAACCGAACCCAGAACTCGCAGCGGTGGCAGGTTTTCAGGCTGAACAACTTCGCCCATAATGTGCTCTCATTCGACGGGCAGCTGACCAACGCGCAAGGCTATGCGAAAATCGACGGCGTGCGGGAACAAGGCCGCGACCGAATTGTGACCACGAATTTATCCGAAATGTACCAGGGCCAGGCCAAGACCGTGAACCGCGGGCTGGGCATCATCGGCGAGCGGTACGTGGTGATCCGCGACGAGGTCGAATGCGGCCCGAAAGAGACTGTCATGCGCTGGAACATGCTCACCGCCGCCGACGTGCGGATCGTCGACGAAAAATCCGTAGAGCTTTCGCAGAATGGAAAGAAAATGCTGCTGATTTTCAAAACAGAAACGCCTATCAGCATCCGGACCTGGCCTACCGCGCCCCAGCATGACTATGATGCGCCGAATCCGGGAACCACTTTCGTGGGTTTTGAGGCCAAACTATCTGCCGGAAGCCGCCACAGCTTTACTGCCTATCTGTCCGCGTCGGCCGATGTGGCACCGGTAAAACCCCTGGCGGAATGGCCGGTGAAGCCGTTACAAAAGTGA
- a CDS encoding DUF4345 domain-containing protein, with translation MIKKRQNRKLLQIALGVCALVPIFTGLLGMAGNNNPLYYGTDQPAGLLLDSNLRFLNGLSVGIGVCTLSIIPDIKRRSAELRLICTVIFIGAVGRMLSIASYGFPPFPFDIIVFFEMALPPLFVFWQSKVAD, from the coding sequence ATGATCAAGAAACGCCAAAACAGAAAACTGCTGCAAATTGCGCTCGGGGTGTGTGCCCTGGTGCCCATCTTTACCGGCCTGCTGGGAATGGCGGGGAACAATAACCCGCTTTACTACGGAACCGACCAACCCGCCGGACTCCTTCTGGACAGCAACCTCCGGTTCCTGAATGGCCTTTCGGTAGGAATCGGTGTGTGTACATTATCCATTATCCCCGACATTAAGCGCCGCTCGGCCGAGCTGAGGCTCATTTGCACCGTCATTTTCATCGGGGCCGTAGGCCGGATGCTCTCGATCGCCAGCTACGGTTTCCCGCCTTTTCCATTCGACATCATCGTATTTTTCGAAATGGCCCTGCCGCCGCTGTTCGTATTCTGGCAATCCAAAGTCGCGGATTAG
- a CDS encoding SusC/RagA family TonB-linked outer membrane protein translates to MRKKHFYPSLNFARFFPLVCALFGIMACCTAAFAQPVSGTVLDESGSGLPGVSVVVKGTANGTTTDTKGKFQLDVPGDNPTLVFSFVGYATQEIAVSKRTSITVNMAVEDRLMTEVVVVGYGTQQKVNVTGAVGVADAKRIENRPIANTGEGLQGVIPNLNITVRNGDPAQSPSFNIRGYESINGGAPLILVDNVPMDINRINPNDIESISVLKDASAAAIYGARAAFGVVLVTTKSGKAGKVQVNFGTQFSLAKPIFNMDVVTDPYQFVQARNAANIRTLGAPSYNDQFVAAVKKYSENPIPENEWGVVDGALQYYGYNRYQEKIMTNYAPTNQQDLSISGGGDKSKFFFSFGRYSKDGYLRYNNEKFKRYNILMKADFQVNKWLSLSEKVVFNSQNSDKPHFYNWDVNINSLARVNPLQAIQFPDLPQYMAPGDHDKYAPLIGKYFGGTNFFPYLLDGGRETFTKNDLWLSQEAVLTPLPGLKITGNFSYNIYNNMYQDVQSKVEIVSQDLKEANPISYGFSGDDWIKNMNEYNRYYVLNTFAEYTFQNLGKHQLMALIGYNQEMGNYQSSTAQARSLITPQVPDLSTTTGTQQTLGGRSQVALRGVFYRLAYNYGDRYLLEFNGRYDGTSRFPKNDRFGFFPSFSAGWRISNEKFMTGTNSWLDNLKLRGSFGTLGNQIIQNRSTGAQIYYPSVSTMGSGQAPYIFAGSLIPFVSAAGLVSPTLTWESVTSKNLGLDLTILRSRLDMSFDIYTRDTKKMLMNVAYPDILGTTAPQENAADLRTKGWELSLTWRDKFKSDWTYDVTLALSDASATITKFRNPSGALPNEGSGIYYEGQKLGEIWGYQTVGIFQSADDVAAAPNQSRLGNNWRAGDIQYADLNGDGIISSGNNTLGNPGDYKIIGNSSPRYTYGINASIGYKGLRLTAFFQGIGKADYLPNNGNWNWFYPFNAGHVEKYYITDTWSETNRDAYFAAPHISTSDKKNILPQSRYVQNASYLRAKNIMLSYTLPYDLTGRIGISRAQVFVSGMNLFEFTKIRKPLDPETIRTPTIEYPMQRIGTIGINISF, encoded by the coding sequence ATGAGAAAAAAACACTTCTACCCATCGCTCAATTTTGCCCGATTTTTTCCGCTGGTTTGTGCCTTATTCGGCATCATGGCCTGCTGCACTGCCGCCTTCGCACAGCCCGTTTCCGGGACTGTGCTGGACGAATCGGGCTCCGGCCTGCCGGGCGTCAGCGTCGTCGTGAAAGGGACGGCAAACGGTACTACCACCGACACAAAAGGTAAATTCCAGCTCGATGTGCCGGGCGACAACCCGACATTGGTTTTCAGCTTCGTAGGGTACGCAACGCAGGAAATCGCGGTCAGTAAACGTACAAGCATTACCGTTAACATGGCGGTCGAGGATCGGCTCATGACCGAAGTGGTGGTGGTCGGCTACGGAACGCAGCAAAAGGTGAACGTAACCGGCGCCGTGGGCGTGGCCGATGCCAAACGCATCGAAAACCGCCCCATTGCCAACACCGGCGAGGGCCTGCAAGGCGTGATTCCCAACCTGAACATCACCGTGCGCAATGGCGACCCGGCCCAGTCGCCCAGCTTCAACATCCGGGGCTATGAGTCGATCAACGGCGGCGCGCCGCTGATTCTCGTCGATAACGTGCCGATGGACATTAACCGCATCAATCCCAACGACATCGAGAGCATCAGCGTGCTCAAAGACGCCTCCGCAGCGGCCATTTACGGCGCCCGCGCGGCATTCGGCGTGGTGCTCGTGACGACCAAAAGCGGCAAGGCGGGCAAAGTACAGGTGAATTTCGGCACCCAGTTTTCGTTGGCCAAACCCATTTTCAATATGGATGTCGTCACCGATCCCTACCAGTTTGTGCAGGCGCGCAATGCAGCCAACATCCGCACGCTGGGCGCTCCGAGCTACAACGACCAGTTTGTGGCAGCCGTGAAAAAATACTCCGAAAACCCCATTCCCGAAAACGAATGGGGCGTGGTAGACGGGGCATTGCAGTATTACGGCTACAACCGCTACCAGGAAAAAATCATGACCAATTACGCGCCTACCAACCAGCAGGACCTGTCGATTTCGGGCGGTGGCGATAAGTCGAAATTCTTCTTTTCATTCGGGCGGTACAGCAAGGATGGCTACCTGCGCTATAACAATGAGAAGTTTAAGCGCTACAACATTCTGATGAAAGCGGATTTTCAGGTCAACAAATGGCTCAGTTTGTCGGAAAAAGTGGTTTTCAATTCCCAAAACAGCGACAAGCCGCACTTCTATAACTGGGACGTGAACATCAATTCACTCGCGAGGGTGAACCCGTTGCAGGCCATTCAGTTTCCGGACCTTCCGCAGTACATGGCGCCCGGCGACCACGATAAATATGCGCCGCTGATCGGTAAGTATTTCGGCGGGACCAACTTTTTCCCCTACCTGCTCGACGGCGGCCGCGAAACATTCACCAAAAACGACCTTTGGCTGTCGCAGGAAGCCGTACTCACGCCCCTCCCCGGCTTGAAGATCACGGGTAATTTCTCGTACAACATCTACAACAATATGTACCAGGATGTCCAGAGCAAGGTGGAGATCGTGTCGCAGGACCTGAAAGAGGCGAATCCGATCAGCTACGGTTTCAGCGGCGACGACTGGATCAAGAATATGAATGAATACAACCGGTATTATGTGCTCAACACATTTGCCGAATATACATTCCAAAACCTGGGGAAACATCAGCTGATGGCGCTGATTGGCTACAACCAGGAAATGGGTAATTACCAATCGTCCACGGCACAGGCCCGCTCGCTCATTACCCCGCAGGTGCCCGACCTGAGCACCACCACCGGCACGCAGCAGACTCTGGGCGGCAGGTCGCAGGTGGCGCTGCGCGGCGTGTTTTACCGGCTAGCCTACAACTACGGCGACCGCTACCTGCTTGAATTCAACGGCCGGTACGACGGCACATCGCGCTTTCCGAAAAACGACCGGTTCGGGTTTTTCCCGTCCTTCTCGGCCGGCTGGCGGATCAGCAACGAGAAATTCATGACCGGTACCAACAGCTGGCTCGATAACCTCAAACTGAGAGGCTCTTTCGGAACGCTTGGCAACCAGATCATCCAGAACCGGAGCACGGGGGCGCAAATCTACTATCCGTCCGTATCCACAATGGGATCAGGACAAGCTCCTTACATTTTTGCAGGCTCGCTTATCCCGTTCGTTTCGGCCGCCGGCCTCGTGAGCCCGACGCTCACCTGGGAGTCGGTCACGTCCAAAAACCTCGGTCTGGACCTGACGATTTTAAGAAGCCGCCTGGATATGTCGTTCGACATTTACACCCGCGACACCAAGAAAATGCTCATGAACGTGGCCTACCCCGACATTCTCGGAACTACCGCTCCGCAGGAAAACGCGGCCGATCTCCGCACGAAAGGCTGGGAACTTTCGCTGACCTGGCGCGACAAATTCAAATCCGACTGGACCTACGACGTCACCCTCGCCCTGTCCGACGCCAGCGCCACCATTACCAAATTCCGCAACCCTTCCGGCGCATTGCCCAACGAAGGCAGCGGGATTTACTACGAAGGCCAGAAACTGGGCGAGATTTGGGGATACCAAACGGTAGGCATATTTCAGTCGGCCGACGATGTGGCGGCGGCCCCCAACCAGTCGCGCCTCGGCAACAACTGGCGGGCGGGTGACATCCAGTATGCCGACCTGAACGGCGACGGCATTATCAGCTCCGGCAACAACACGCTTGGAAACCCCGGCGACTACAAGATCATCGGAAACTCGTCGCCGCGCTACACCTACGGCATCAATGCGAGCATCGGCTACAAGGGCTTGCGCCTGACCGCATTCTTCCAGGGCATCGGCAAAGCGGATTACCTGCCCAACAACGGCAACTGGAACTGGTTTTATCCTTTCAATGCGGGCCACGTAGAGAAGTACTACATCACCGACACGTGGTCTGAAACCAACCGTGACGCCTATTTCGCGGCACCGCATATATCCACGAGCGATAAAAAGAACATCCTGCCGCAATCCAGATATGTGCAAAATGCCTCGTACCTGCGTGCGAAGAACATCATGCTCAGCTACACATTGCCCTACGACCTCACGGGCCGGATCGGCATATCGCGGGCGCAGGTATTCGTGTCGGGGATGAATTTGTTTGAATTCACCAAAATCCGCAAACCGCTCGATCCTGAAACGATCCGGACGCCGACGATCGAATACCCCATGCAGCGCATCGGAACGATCGGTATCAATATATCCTTTTAA